A genomic stretch from Bosea sp. F3-2 includes:
- a CDS encoding MFS transporter, which yields MSHAADRYQPDSPYAWLRLAVALVIGTVACVGSWSIVVVLPAMQGEFETLRAGASLPYTFAMLGFGAGNIIMGRVADRYGIMVPIIVGALLLAAGYTAAGLSHSLWQFTLAHGLLIGLGTGAGFSPLISDLSHWFRRHRGLAVVCGASGSYLAGVVWPQVIHWGLANHGWRATHFGIAVVALVVMLPLAPFFRRQPAAATLAAAEAHSAGARGDLGLSANQLQLLLCVAGFACCVAMAMPQVHIVAYCGDLGYGVARGAEMLSLMMLLGIVSRIGSGFVADRIGGAATLALGSLMQGVALFLYLWFDGLTSLYVVSGIFGLFQGGIVPMYAVVIREYLPAKQAGVRIGLVMSATVLGMAVGGYLSGVIFDYFSSYRMAFLNGLAWNLVNLSVVCWLMLRSRRPASPAQLVGEAGR from the coding sequence ATGTCCCACGCTGCCGACCGCTACCAACCCGATTCTCCCTATGCCTGGCTGCGCCTTGCCGTTGCGCTGGTGATCGGCACCGTCGCCTGCGTCGGCTCCTGGTCGATCGTGGTGGTGCTGCCGGCGATGCAGGGCGAGTTCGAGACGCTGCGTGCCGGCGCCTCGCTGCCCTACACCTTCGCCATGCTCGGCTTCGGCGCCGGCAACATCATCATGGGCCGGGTCGCCGACCGCTACGGCATCATGGTGCCGATCATCGTCGGCGCCCTGCTGCTCGCGGCCGGCTACACCGCTGCGGGGCTGTCGCATTCGCTCTGGCAGTTCACGCTGGCGCATGGGTTGCTGATCGGCTTGGGCACAGGCGCTGGCTTCTCGCCGCTGATCTCCGATTTGTCGCACTGGTTCCGCCGCCATCGCGGGCTCGCCGTGGTCTGCGGCGCCTCAGGCAGCTATCTTGCCGGCGTGGTCTGGCCGCAAGTCATCCACTGGGGACTGGCCAATCATGGCTGGCGCGCCACGCATTTCGGCATCGCCGTCGTGGCGCTGGTGGTGATGCTGCCGCTGGCCCCGTTCTTCCGGCGCCAGCCGGCGGCCGCGACGCTTGCCGCCGCGGAGGCGCATAGTGCCGGCGCGCGCGGCGATCTCGGCCTCAGCGCCAACCAGCTCCAGCTTCTGCTCTGCGTCGCCGGCTTCGCCTGCTGCGTCGCGATGGCGATGCCGCAGGTGCATATCGTCGCCTATTGCGGCGACCTCGGCTACGGCGTCGCGCGCGGCGCCGAGATGCTGTCGCTGATGATGCTGCTCGGCATCGTCAGCCGCATCGGCTCGGGCTTCGTTGCCGACAGGATCGGCGGGGCGGCGACGCTGGCGCTGGGCTCCTTGATGCAGGGCGTCGCGCTCTTCCTCTATCTCTGGTTCGACGGGCTGACTTCGCTCTATGTCGTCAGCGGCATCTTCGGCCTGTTCCAGGGCGGCATCGTGCCGATGTACGCCGTCGTCATTCGCGAGTACCTGCCGGCCAAGCAGGCGGGCGTGCGCATCGGCCTCGTGATGTCGGCGACGGTGCTCGGCATGGCGGTCGGCGGCTATCTGTCGGGCGTGATCTTCGACTATTTCAGCTCCTACCGGATGGCCTTCCTGAATGGTCTTGCCTGGAACCTCGTCAATCTGAGCGTGGTCTGCTGGCTGATGCTGCGGTCGCGGCGGCCTGCGTCGCCGGCTCAGCTGGTCGGCGAGGCGGGGCGGTAG
- a CDS encoding VOC family protein, whose amino-acid sequence MSSPEPMICISLRYADAPRMYDWLIEAFGFEKHAASYSEDGKTLLHGELRMGTSFVMLGSAENNEFGKLVSRPAELGGTTASPYIATDDIDARCERAREAGAEICMEPRDQPYGSRDFICKDPEGHIWCFGTYRPASPTS is encoded by the coding sequence ATGTCCAGCCCGGAACCGATGATCTGCATCTCGCTGCGCTATGCCGACGCCCCACGCATGTATGACTGGCTGATCGAAGCCTTCGGCTTCGAGAAGCACGCTGCCTCCTATTCCGAGGACGGCAAGACGCTGCTCCACGGCGAATTGCGGATGGGCACGAGCTTCGTGATGCTCGGCTCGGCGGAGAACAACGAGTTCGGCAAGCTGGTCTCGCGCCCGGCCGAGCTCGGTGGCACCACCGCCTCGCCCTATATCGCGACCGACGACATCGATGCGCGCTGCGAGCGCGCCCGCGAGGCCGGCGCCGAGATCTGCATGGAACCGCGGGACCAGCCCTATGGCAGCCGGGATTTCATCTGCAAGGACCCGGAAGGCCATATCTGGTGCTTCGGCACCTACCGCCCCGCCTCGCCGACCAGCTGA
- a CDS encoding acyl-CoA thioesterase → MTKAHRHEDEPRGTLTVRTIAMPGDTNANGDIFGGWVMSRMDQAGGIAGVDRAQGRVVTVAVDAMTFIHPVKVGDVLSVYTEIESIGRTSMKIHVEAWAKRFRTILHEKVTDATFTFVAIDEEGRPRPVPKPTED, encoded by the coding sequence ATGACCAAAGCCCATCGCCATGAAGACGAGCCGCGCGGCACGCTGACGGTACGGACCATCGCCATGCCGGGCGATACCAATGCCAATGGCGATATCTTCGGCGGCTGGGTGATGTCGCGGATGGACCAGGCCGGCGGCATCGCCGGCGTCGACCGGGCGCAGGGGCGCGTGGTCACGGTGGCGGTCGATGCGATGACCTTCATCCATCCGGTGAAGGTCGGCGATGTGCTGAGCGTCTATACCGAGATCGAGTCGATCGGGCGGACCTCGATGAAGATCCACGTCGAGGCCTGGGCCAAGCGCTTCCGCACGATCCTGCACGAGAAGGTCACCGACGCGACCTTCACCTTCGTCGCGATCGACGAGGAAGGCCGGCCGCGCCCGGTGCCGAAACCGACCGAGGATTGA